In Megalops cyprinoides isolate fMegCyp1 chromosome 8, fMegCyp1.pri, whole genome shotgun sequence, the genomic stretch CCATATACAGGATGTAGACAATATaatggaaacagaaaatgaaaaatgaatcatattttgaagtaactaaatTGCCTTGTCATTCATAGTGCTGTCAACACCAATTACCAGCATGTTTCCACTATAAAGTGCACtttaacatcaacattttaatatgtgagtttctgAAGCAACATGGGAGACATAACAGATGACTGGTGCCCACACTGCAAGTGTGTcagtcacacaaacagcacaataatTTCATGTGTCAAGCAAAACAGTGAAAATCATGATAGTATGTGTCAAAAACCAAGGGAAAACtgaatcaggaaaaaaacaggttgaaGCTAATCAACAGGGATAGATGGACACTTAAGAGGATAgttgctgaaaaaaacacacacaacaacgGCCTCAAATATCACCAGAGAACTGAATCTACCTCATGACCCATCCtgaacaaaaactgtacattgtgagcttcacaaagttgaaatttataatttatattcaGATGACCAGACTGCCTTCACATCGTGTGAAAGGGTTCATCTGCTATGCTGTATGAAGACCCAGAAGACCCAAAACAGAGTCCAGCTTTGTTCCTGTAACACAAAGCCACCATACCTGTAGGGACACCTGCCAGGGCCAGGAGTGAGGTACAGCTTCCTCCCCATTCACAATGCGGGCATACCCTGTGATCACAGGAGGGATGGCAGGAACTCCACAGCCTGCacaaagaaaatacagattAGTTAACAACCAtaattgcatttcacattctctACAGTTGTCAGTACTCTAACACTGACCTTGCTCATAGAAAAACAtagattcttaaaaaaaattcttaaaagaTTTCTGGATGAACAGGGACATTACATGTGACATGGGCACTTCAACCTGTAATTtacaatgaatacaaatgaaaaaatcattttgtttaaaaagcagcttCACAGAAGAAGTTCAGTTTCATGTGGCACTGCTTTCTGTTCACCACTGACCACTACATAAGTAATTTGATTGCGGTCTGTTGGTCGtgctcataaatattcatttacagtCACTGCTAGAGTTTGTAATGGCAAAATCTTCGTTCATAATTAACATGCATTAACAAACACTTAACATGCATTCAATGAAAAGGCTTAATATTACAAGATTTCTGATCccagctgaaaaataaacaaataaagaagCTATAAAGAATTATTGTCAGTGGTAGTTGACAGCATGAACACATCTTTGTGATCTTTCCACCTGAACCCTCAAATGAGTTGTAGAAACATATTTATAAGCTGCTCTGCGCTCCCTTTGAGAATTAGCATTACTGTTCCACCACAACACTCAGTCATAGACACATATTTACCATAAATTGTAccaatgaagacaaaaatggGCACCAACCACAGGAAAGCCATCGCTGAAAATGTGGGTTTTGTGGAAGTCTCACTGGCTTTTTATAAAtccattacattttcagttataGGGCCAAAatctcatgtttatttttttctcacaaagGCAAGCAGGTGTGGTagtgaaaaattaatttgactGAGAAGCATCACCTGCTTATCAATTCTGGGTGAGTGCAGAGTTCTCAAACTTGTGAATGAACAATAAGGCATATCGCACCGACCTTCACCAGCATGCATGCAGAGCTGAAAATAGCCCTACTGCCTAGCCTCTTGATCAGATTCTGGCCTTCTCAGATTTATAAATATACTATGAACActcttcatttctgtctgtgagatTTTAGTTTAATTTGTCATCATGACCTTGTGATCACAgtattaactgttttttttttttttcaactgaaacaTCATGCTGCTCAATGCCATGTATCTGTACTGGTGAAACATGCTTGCCACCAAGATGGAAAACCTCATAACATGAATCTCATACtgtacaattttgaaaaattttgTAATGAACAACAATGATAGATTAGCCACTTAGAACAATACTTATTGGTAAATGGTTTTGGAGTAATCTTTAAGGTCCACTCAACAAGGACAAATGTACAGGGTTAGAAGGCCCATGCCATTATTACAGGTATAGATTTTTATATATAACTAACAGTGACAGTCATTTTAtcccttttgtgtgtgtgtgtctgtctgtctatgaaCATTGTAACTACAAATGTTACTGAGAGATTCTAGAaaaacttggtgaaatgattgtttttgaaacaaatatgtggcacAGGTATGCATTTTATCCTCTAGCCCTGTGACTTTACTTACATTATGATAATAGTTTTTGACGGGTATGAAAAGACTCTTTCAgagagttttattttaaataccaaATGAGGATAATTGTTATCAGGTCAACAGCCAAATGTGTTGTTgtgcataaaaaataatgaagactgattttttttttttttttgcccttgtGATGAACACCTGTTTCCAACATAGATTTCCTCACCACCTTATCATATTATGATAACAGTGTTCTTAATTCTTAATCAGCTGTTCTGTAGAAAGAATGCAATGAGATAGCAATGACCTTCTCCATCTTTAAGTCTAGTACTCTGTCTTAATAAGAAAGCACCCATCATTAGAAAAGAGGCTTTTAACAGACATGAACTAACACATAAACTGGAAATAACactgttattttctttgtaattcaCCCACATAATACTGCTTAATACAGCTACAGCTAGATAAGTTCTGCCATAAAACTGATCTAACTAGCTAGACAGCTAATAagacaatataaaaaatgagGTGTTAGAGTCCTGGGTACAGGACAAGCATGAACGGGACAGTGCAGGGGCCGTGATATTTTGTGGTGCACCACTGACTCCAGTCCTAATTCATCAAAtgatgtatgtaatgtaactagTTACCAATGATGTAATTTTCAACCATATGACGCAGAAGAAGCTGATGGCAGCTAGCATCATTTTGCATATAATTCTATGGATTTATAACATTAGCTAGACAACTTGTTGCTAGTTGTTAGCATGCAATTTAGTTAGCTACAGCTAGTCATCACTTCATGAGTGGGAAAAGTTCCAAGTGTATTAAAATATCACCCATGACATCCTTTTGTTAGAGCAGAAGTCAGCAACATTTTAGCTATCAGTGTAATTCAAGATAGAGGATCTTTAATTTAGTTTGCAAACCAAGATAAAAAGTGATTCACTGTGTTTCAGGCACATGATGTCTCAAAGCACTATATTCtgagattatttcattttactcaTATAATATGGTTCATTTTCTTGTATAAATATTGCCAAGCCCAAAGTATCCTGTTTATTCTTTATACTTATTTAAGCACCACAACTCTGACTGTTCGTCCTTTTTGGAAGAGGAATGGCtatatatgtacaaaataaTGAACAACTCACTGCTGTCCTGTGGGAAAAAAGTTAACGTTATCAGTGCAGGAGCAGGTGTAATTCACACAAATGTTACCTCATATGCAAATTCAGGTTCTGGGCCTATGTATAAAAACCCCTGGTGTTACAGAATCCAGCAAGCTGAAAGCATGGCCTTCCTGTGGATCCTCTCCTGCCTTGCCTTTGTTGGTGCCACCTATGGTAAGGGCAGCACAGAGTTACTGTGCATGATATTAACTATTACTGGGTATGTCTAAAATATATCTCTGTCTGGATATATCTATTagatatctgttttttttctgtgtgtctctagTTTCCCTATTAAGCAAAGtcttaataaaaatacattttaactaaCAATAGcatgaaaaaacacatctcACTGAACTGTTCTGTTCTATTTATTTCAATGCAGGAGATATAAACTACACATAAATGAGTACATAAATGCTGAATATTGGCCAAGAATATGAAAGAATGCAGAATTTCCCTGACTTCTGACATCTCTGTACTAGGCTGTGGTGTTCCAGCCATCTCCCCAGTCATTACTGGTTATGCCAGGATTGTCAATGGTGAGGAGGCTGTTCCCCACTCCTGGCCTTGGCAGGTGTCTCTGCAGGTGAGATCTCTCCATCTAACATCTTTCAATGTGGAAAATCTAAGAACTTTATAATGGCATCTCATAAAAACCTCTCAGAGCTTTTGTATAGTTAAATTTCTTCAATGTTTATCATAGAATTTCTTCCATATATAATGAAAATTGAGGATGGaaatatgtatgtttacatctacattttttgtcatttacatatacatttttgtcttaTTCAGAGCGAAAGATGACAtacatataatttataatatataatatgtgtagACGGTAGTGTGTGAGATTTTTAAAGAATGGGTATGTTTCAGGATTACACCGGCTTCCACTTCTGTGGTGGCTCTCTGATCAGTGAGTACTGGGTTGTGACTGCTGCTCATTGTGGTGTGAGGTGAGTCTATATCTCAGCACAAAGCTTTTAATCAACTAAGTAATAGGTTGtattaaatctgaaaatggcTCCTTGTCAAAATTGTTCCctgtacaaaaataacaactCGAAGTGAAGCAGcaattctggaaaaaataactgtgaCATAATGCTTTcatatctgtttttattattgctcAATAGGATTATTACATTCTTAATGAGATCATTccttttttgtatatattgttGTTGTATATATTACTGTTTCTTTCTTGTGGAACTGTTAATATGCATAATATGCATAATTGTTCCATATTCTTGTTTGAGTCCAggcatttttaattgaattgtgttgtgttgtgtgtttcagaaCTTCTCATCGTGTTATCCTTGGAGAGCATGATCGCTCCTCCAATGAGGAGGACACCCAGACCATGAGAATTGCCCAGGTGAAATCAATTGCATCtttaatgtgaatgaaaattAGATTGTTTCTTCAAACTGAATGATCATTTGCTATTAGTGATTAAGAGaattttttctcccctcttgaaaggcacacacacatacacacaaagcaatgCAATGAGATTAAATATAGCACTTCCGTCTCTCTTCCAGGTCTTCAAGCACCCCCGCTATAACGGTTTCACCATCAACAATGACATCACCCTGATCAAGCTGGCCTCTCCTGCTCAGATGAGCCCCCgtgtgtcccctgtgtgtgtggctgagacCGGAGACAACTTCCCCGGTGGCATGAAATGTGTCACCTCTGGCTGGGGCCTGACCAAGCACAATGGTAACCACTTTACCTGCAGCtatgaagcaaaaaaacaacatttaaaactgGACACAACAGAGCATTGACTaactgctctcagctgagaactgtctcattgtggaactgtacacatcctgtccccgtactgtcgctatacttattgtatgcacttttgtaagtcgctttggataaaagcgtctgctaaataaataaatgtaaatgtaaatgtaactgattCCACATTGAGTTCATGTTCAGAATCCAAGCACTTTTATCTTAGGACACATACACAGTTCAGCAGAATCTCATTTAGCACAGAAGAATCTGAAAGCTGCTTTTCCTCTTGTTTCAGCTCCTGACACCCCCGCCCTCCTGCAGCAGGCTGCCCTTCCCCTCCTGGACAACACTGAGTGCAAGCGTTACTGGGGCAACAAGATCACCGATCTCATGATCTGCGCTGGAGCCTCCGGAGCCTCCTCCTGCATGGTAAAGCTCCCAATGCTCGGCCAATCACATCCATGCGTACAAGCTGAGTATTTCTAGGGTCTGATTCATGTGTTTCAACAAAGAGTGACACAAGAAACATATTGCTCATAGGTCACTTGAAACAAATCTTACTCCTAGGAAGCAGACAGTAGTCAAGGATAGGGTTTATGAGATACACGTGTCTTCAAAAGTGGCAATCAGGCAGTTTCCCTACTTTTATTTAAGGCACTAAATCTGTTGCAACAGCACAAGGTAAATTGGCCCAATCAAGACAATGgccacatttacatgcacattaattatgatattttaatgtgattaagTCAATTCTCAGAGTTAGGCAAAAATCATGTAAACTCCTTACTTTCATTATCATAATGTGATTAAGCTCTTAGTCACAGTGAATATAATCACAGTACGATGTATGAATTTCTCTGATCACATTCACAAGGACAATTGCACTATGCGGTAGTTGACAAGTTGACAGTGTGAATTGCAGTATACTATACGACAATTGCAGTTCATGGTTTGTATTAAAACTACTACTAAGACAAGAAAAAAGAGTTTGCGAGAAGAAGAGAAACAACATTTACTTTAATAATTTTACTGATGATGCAGTCAGGAAGCTATGTCTATTCAGAAGAAAGTGAATTGCAAAAGCCAACATGTGTGGCTAATGCAAAGACAAACCTGCAATAATGAAATATGGTTCTCATGGCTATAGCTACTTCACTGGGCAGGACAGGACAGGGAACAGTAGCAAGTCAGTTTGCAGGGCAAAAGCCTCTGGCCCCTCCTATTTCCACCATTTGTAATCCTGTGTGTCTTTCAGGGTGACTCTGGTGGCCCCCTGGTCTGTGAGAAGGCTGGTGCCTGGACCCTGGTCGGTATTGTGTCTTGGGGCAGTGGCACTTGCTCTCCCAACATGCCAGGTGTTTATGCCCGCGTCACAGAGCTCCGTGCTTGGATGGACCAGACCATTGCTGCCAACTAAAGCTACCACAGCTGTGTTCAGTTTCCTCATCATTATTAATAAAGATGGGTCAATATGGAAAAACACATGTTggtattgtcatttttcatgttatataataataaaccaTTTAGGGACCATGTGCAGAGACCATAAGTCAGCAGCTGTGCGCTTACCTATGAGTGACGAAGGGGGTGCGGGCACAGGTGCACCTGTGCATTATTTAGTTGCGTGTGGGAGATGAAGAAGCATACTTACACCCTGTTTAGTTGAGTGGGAAAGCAAGAGCAAGGGGGTTGATTTAAACACACTTGAAGAGAtacatggtgtgtgtggggcCAGTGTCAACAGTGAAGGGTGAGGTGAGAGAAGCTCACTTGTCCAAAATGAATGTAGGACTtaagcattttttaattattatttttattaaataattggTAACCCTGCCTAGCAGTGTGATGCAGGCCAGAATGCCATTTTcccctgttgtgtgtgtatattccCAGGACATGGAGTGCTGGGAAAGGGGATCTTTGGGTCAGGAGTAGGGCCTCAGGTGAGCATAGTGATGGTGAAGTGTGTAGGGTGCTGTGGGCTGGTGTATGACAAAATGCTGATTCTAACCTTAGCTAGAGTCAGGGTGTACAGAGT encodes the following:
- the LOC118781883 gene encoding chymotrypsin A-like, with product MAFLWILSCLAFVGATYGCGVPAISPVITGYARIVNGEEAVPHSWPWQVSLQDYTGFHFCGGSLISEYWVVTAAHCGVRTSHRVILGEHDRSSNEEDTQTMRIAQVFKHPRYNGFTINNDITLIKLASPAQMSPRVSPVCVAETGDNFPGGMKCVTSGWGLTKHNAPDTPALLQQAALPLLDNTECKRYWGNKITDLMICAGASGASSCMGDSGGPLVCEKAGAWTLVGIVSWGSGTCSPNMPGVYARVTELRAWMDQTIAAN